The proteins below come from a single Phlebotomus papatasi isolate M1 unplaced genomic scaffold, Ppap_2.1 HiC_scaffold_304, whole genome shotgun sequence genomic window:
- the LOC129809067 gene encoding negative elongation factor B-like, whose translation MNLNNLFFTPSPKLRRQGEVVQKLANMIGNNVKLYDMVLQFLRTLFLHTRNVHYCTLRAELLMALHDLEVQDIISVDPCHKFTWCLDACIREKNVDIKRSRELQGFLDNIKRGQEQVLGDLSMTLCDPYSINFLATSAIKILQHLINNEGLARDNTILILLLRILALGLSAWVMIDSQEFKEPKLDSQVVTKFLPALMSLIVDDQVRHLTARLPPDERESAITTIEHSGPAPDAVEAYIQESTVASILG comes from the exons ATGAACCTTAACAACCTGTTCTTTACGCCATCTCCTAAG TTACGACGCCAGGGAGAAGTGGTCCAGAAACTAGCTAATATGATCGGGAACAATGTTAAATTGTATGATATGGTGCTCCAATTTTTGCGTACATTATTTCTGCATACCAGAAACGTGCATTACTGCACTCTAAGGGCAGAATTACTGATGGCACTACACGATCTTGAGGTTCAAGATATTATTTCCGTAGATCCATGTCACAAGTTCACATGGTGTTTGGATGCATGTATACGtgagaaaaatgttgatatcaaGCGATCACGGGAGCTACAAGGTTTCTTAGACAATATTAAGAGAGGTCAAGAACAAGTACTTGGGGATCTATCAATGACCTTATGTGATCCCTATTCCATCAACTTCTTAGCAACATCTGCAATCAAAATTCTACAGCACCTTATTAACAATGAGGGTTTGGCCAGAGATAATACCATTTTAATTCTCTTACTGAGAATCCTTGCCCTAGGACTTAGTGCATGGGTCATGATCGATTCCCAGGAATTTAAGGAGCCAAAATTAGATAGCCAGGTTGTGACAAAATTCTTACCAGCTCTCATGTCTCTGATAGTGGATGATcag GTACGACATTTAACAGCTCGTCTTCCCCCAGACGAGCGCGAAAGTGCTATTACAACAATTGAACACTCTGGTCCAGCTCCAGATGCTGTGGAAGCGTATATACAAGAGAGTACAGTGGCATCTATATTAG GATGA